The nucleotide window ttcacccctttatattctcatgaaaaatgtgaccacatattatggcccaaacattcaaatcaatatggttatcaatgccttgcagttatgaagaagtttttccccctgtatatatacattcaagtttaatcctagttatagttaattctaaggattcattacttgaaaaggtagtccaatatgctaaactgttacctgagtatactacagtcctgtagaggatcaatggaatggtaaataattgtataataactcaaaataaatgaaatgcaaaaaaattaaaaattgtcgggcatcggaaatgcacaagccgagttgcacaaggaatgggcatagagggaaccggcagaaaagttttcaagaattatcaagcagggagcaaaattttgcgtacataaatttcagccgacttaaatcttttgtgaccttgacctttaacccttgaccaaaatcaataggtttctttgtctcatcaagggcgataatccatctaagtttaattgagatcctataatttgttaaaaaattatagtgcagaaaacaaaattttctccaaatttcagtctatttatagccactgtgactttgaccttgtgaccccggaatcgataggcttcttgtcttacttaatcgatctaagtttgattgagatcctataattcgttcaagagctatggtgcggaaaacaaaattttctccaaatttcagtctatttatagccagtgaccttgacatttgacctagtgaccccagaatcgataggcttcctcatcttactgagggtgacagtccatctaagtttgaatgagatcctataatttgctcaagagctatggtgcggaaatgaaatgttgatgcgtgcccgcctgcccgcccaaaggcacttcatcagatcataagccgagttcgacttcatcgcaactccgctaaaaatgaaacactggtcaaataatgttatttattgccaaggtatttgggatattatactgtggctcaaacagggggtgaatgaacctgacagtatggaaagcatatattGGAATCaaacttgtgatgctggaaatcgatagtgattaataaactatacatgtacaagatccataactattttttttttcagtttgtgagggagaatcctcatgtctctttcatctgtagacaaataaacaatgtgttttgaccagagcaatttccaatcctttttgcagcataaattcaacattgtggcaactgggttaaactttgatagtgaagtaatacatggcagcaccttatcccatgctcttaaaatttctgtttgacacacactcatgacatccactcaaacattacagagtgcagcaaaatcccattgtaataggggattcaaaatggataactggtacaaaatatggtacatactattcaaaaaggataatgaatttgacatattgatgtcttggaaaaggaaattctgacatcggggctctaagcgttttcaaacattgtcatttgataaaagtgttctacatttttaaaaatagagattaatatgtctttacatacataggtgacaaagtttccattattcctagtcgagacataccatgtatgcgcaaaaaattcataaacaaatatcacactactcacgtagaaaatgtggaccttaccgtcatcaagcgcagcgaaacacgccatttcgaaaTTGTAGTCGAcaaaagctcggtaacagtaatgaataaggtacactcattttgtatctattttgtgactttctttattaaaaggaacagttctctaatgtgtaacgtgcaataacttgaagcatgaagcagtttcactttgccaccggatataagaaattttatttcgtattccgatcccaatcgaaagttgttgactgggaatgacgtgttttaattcaatctacatataacatcaagcattttttatatcacattaaaaaaaaaccaaatatatacacatacacaatgttgtagagttatttcttgtaaattttctgaggtttcgcaccatattcgatatttcgcgccacggtgtcaatagggttTTTGTgtagttgtcgttcgtttccctatcaatgtttataggtgacgctgcgctgcaaacgacaattttcaaccttatcttttatttttctatgtatatcagtatcaatttgatcgaaatcttgtattcaaattgatttgaatacaatatcattgcatttatttacatgtcaattatcaaaattagattaattcagaaaagttacatggattatttaatggcggatgtttataaaagtttatgttgatttacctaggagtaaatcagctgacacagaacccccgctgacgaccactatacaaatcaatacaaattactgcgcagaaaagtgcgtgatgacccagggagattgaacatagttcaactcccaataATGCAGATACACACAAAGGAAAATGGTGAGCATTGAAATTGAATGGCCAAATTCTTTAACGTCATTGGGTGCCGAATTTCCCCCCaccaatattgaaaattaaaaggTGTGAACAATATGCTTGTTGATTTTCCAGTTATATGTAGCAAGAACTGGACAACGTAATTAAATTAGACATTCTTTACATGTCTTATTAACTTACGGCCAACAACCCCCATGCAATAGCTGTTCAATTATTGATCCTTCCacgatattatatataaattacattacatttaacttctatgaaatacatgtacattagcatTGTTGCTATATTATTTTGAGTTTGTAACGAAgtgatatattataaatattaatgataaatacCGCCTAATTACCAGCCCTTACCTGAATGcggatttaatgttttcatctCAGTCCGGTTTTTAAATTAATATCCCAATTAGCTGCGATGTCCCGAAGGAAAAATGGGTTTAAAAACCGTTTATCAGATTAATTTGTTTAATCAGACAAAATAACTAGAAATAAGGGTGTCTTATGATTATCAACAGGACACAATACGTAGAGGTTATAAATGTTTTGTGCATAAACAAGGCGAAAACAAAAACCAGAAATGCGTTTTCTTCGTAATATTTTCGGGACTACTTTAACACccaaaagaataaataaaagtcatttatcaaataattaggGGATTTTCATACATtaaattcacaatgaagacaCTTGGTGATtgtcttaaaacacatttagtaagatatttaaagaaaaactaacaTAAAACGTTAAATCGGCGAATATCAATAATCGGACATCGCGGGACATTTgtcccggactacatttacacccacccccAATCAACAGAGGGGAATAGTATCAAGCGCGTTCCCAGAATTCTCCACGAGTTGTGCAACTCGcgttatctcgtaattacgagattatgaaatttttattttttttttgcatgatactaataggctttcgtatgatgtacatattttgatCAAACAGAATTTTTGTGCGGCTTGGTCTCAGAGGATTGTTGCGTAAACACAAAGACGGTTCCATGAAattgtgaaggggggggggggtcatgatcTTTTAGCTACTCTTCACCCCCCTCCTCCCATTTACATCTTCTGCTTGTGTATATAATATCTTAGGAGGATCTTGAGACGATTTTCATATATGAAAATGTCTTATTAATTTGCTTGTTCCCCCAGTTCTAGCCATTGTTATCGCTGTACTCAGATctgatttcaaatttaaaaaggaAGGTTAACCTTTAAAATATTGGAGTTGTAATTCACTATAGTGCCGGATCCAGAAGGAGGTCTGGGAAATGGACACCTCCTCACCTCGTCAAAAGACTTTTATCAATTAACACATTTTGCGAGTGGACCCCTCCTTCCATTGAAAACCAAAAATAATGGTAGCTAGAccccccctttcaaaaattCCTTGATCCGCCATTGCACTAATTCAACTAATCCGAAAATATTAAGGAAATAAAACTCGAACACATTATATAGGATATAAGCTCGCACGCGCGAGTACAACAGAGTTTATTCATACACGTGTACATAGACATCTGGAAGTTCATTATTCCACTCAACTCAttctacaacagaaaaaaagTATATTAAAACACAAATATGTATTGAGTACCAAAAACAGGGGTCTGCtgcatgacccccccccccccccttccaatgaaTATTGCTAATCGTTTTTTAACTATAgatatgattttatttgtacAAAAGGCCGAGTTCAATACAAAAAGGGATATAATCAAATAAGTTATATCTATACATTGTTTGCAGAttccatttttttaatgaaaggaaGTCTTAATTTACGTCTGACGTAAATGTTAGCAAAACTACCCAACATAAACTAGGTCAGACCAAActttaaatttatatatttactcAAGCGATAACACGTAGATAGTGTATACAGGCTGACACGCCGCACAGGTATTTAATATTCTcaggactagacggaaggtcgaaagaacagggcggccatgttggattttcagGTGAGACTAGATTATTATTATAGTAATGACCGCTGTGTTTTATATCATGCTATAATTCTATTACGTTAATTGGTGTAATCTGtcaaaatctttaaatgaaattctgtttttatttaattaacagtAAACTTCTGGTGTGATCCCGGCATTAGAAATGCATCCCCGACGCAGTGCCCAggaagtcctactgtgtgacctctgtgaaactgtccccctacagagtcactgtgaactttgtaatataaatatctgTGTTAACTGTGCAGTAAAGCATCTCTCAGACTCGTCTAAAAGACACAAAGTCGTCCCCTTTCTACACAGAAAGTCTACTCCTAACTACCCAAAATGTCCAGACCACGCCGACAAACACTGTGAAATTTACTGTGAAAAATGCGACGTTCCTGTCTGTTCTACTTGCGTCACTTCAGGTAAACATAAAGGTCACGATATATCAGATGTTCTGGAAAAACTCAgcgctaaaacagaaagtttacaaaaagatctAGAAGAATTAGAGACAAGAATTTACCCCCGATATGAAAAAATGGTGTCTAATGTCCAAAGTGAGAAAGCCGAGTTAGAAACGAATTACGGGAAACTGACAACAGCCGCCGATCAACAAGGAGAAGTCTTACACCGGGAGattaccgccattgtcaaccagcggaaatccgccattgcggagatgaaaactaaacatctgGACGCGCTAGATAAAAacacagaagaaatcacacagaaaatggcggaactcaaacagatcatgtccgacttgaaatcaatcctaaaatcaaatgacgtctccttaacctctacttacaaatctaggaattccgaatttagaacagtaccgcctaaagtccgagtCACAGTACCGAGTTTctctcctcagaaaataaacaaagatcagctcaatgaaatgtttggttctctgtcgccattatccattaacacagaacatggcgacacaatgaagtcagcagaagctgtatcgtctcctccagtcaaaccactgcttgagccgcgcgtcaccgccaccatagacactgggtatagaCACGGACTATACAGTattagctgtctgagtgaagatcaagtctggacatgcgGGACTAACGACaccatgaagctgctcaacctccagagtaaactactgacatcaatacaaaccaagtcagaGAGAGCACCAcaggacatagcagtgacacgggacggagatcttgtttatactgactattGGAATAACACCGTgaacttaattaagaataaacagatacacaCCGTGATCACAAtacaggggtggagacctcgcaatgtctgctgtaccgcggCTAACAATCTCCTGGTTATCATGGACAGTGATGATGGAAAACcatccaaagtcgtgcgttactccggctccacagagaaacaaagcattcagtttgatgatcagggtcgtcctctctactcaTCTGGTGACATTAAATACATCagtgagaacaagaacctggatatctgtgtggctgactatACAGCTagagcagtagtggtggtcaatcagtcaggaaaactccgatttagatacactggtcatcacACTAATACCAAGCAATCATTTTATCCAcgcggcatcactacagacagccagagtcacatcctgacagcagaccgTGACAgtcaccgtatccacatcctagatcaggacggacagttcctccgttacattcactgtaaTTTACGCGCTCCatggggtttatgtgtggacatcagagacaacctctttgtggctgagcgtgacactgctaaagtgaagaaaatccaatatctataaacacagtgttaattacatctaccaacacagtgttaattacacagctctacagtgttaattacacagctcaatatactgtaatttaCAGAACTGTGTTAATTCCTTCtatttgttaattacatcagcttgttaattacatctacttgttaattacagccctgtgttaattacagctctgtgtttgtgatgtgtaacatgtatttgtgtttgtgagtttaacagaacattattttgtttgtgaattaatttgtgtttgattttacaatgtatatattagataaacatgatacagagttcagtcttacgttattactgagtacttacttagatttatagtactgtaacagagagtgacaCCAAACATCCagtcttcatcacagatcttcagattcaaggtcacagtcttctgtttaccaTCAATAACTTCATACCACTTATCTAAATCTCCACcgtcctacaaaataaacaaagtgtaatcatatcaaactgaattgtCAAGGATAGTCTGTGATATGGAAATGTAATGGGAAGGAAAAGAAGATATGGCTGAACCGGGAATCGAATCCAAGGCCCTTCGTTCCCATGATATGACTGGACTAGGAATTAGAcctgagacccctgtattactagtcaggtgatctaaccactgagctatccaaaCCAATATCCATGGTTTGACTGGACAGGGAATCAAGCCCGACAcccctgtattacatatgtaatagtcGGGTGCTCTAAACACACAAAACTATCCAGGCCAATGTCCATAATACAAAGCGAGCTTTTCCATTTGAaatttatctgttgttattgactttttagctcacctgagctaaaagctcaagtaagcttttctgatcacctggcgtccgtccgtccgtaaactattaatatttttgacttcttctcaaaaaccactgggccaatttcaaccaaagtttgcacaaagcatccttaggtaaagggaattctaaattgttaaaataaagggccaggccaccttccaaggggagataatcaagaaaaggtaaaaatagagtagcgtcattaaaaaatcttcttctcaagaaccactgggccagaaaagatgaaatttataaataAGCATTattaggtagtgtagattctaaattgttagaaccatggcccccaggggttggatggggtcacaataggggatcaaagatttacatacaaatatataggaaaaatcttctcaacaaccactgagccagaaaagctgagatttatatgaaagcttcctgatatagtgcagatgcaagtttgttaaaatcatggcccccgggggtcggatggggccacaataggggatcaaagttttacatacaaatctatagggaaaatcttcttctgaagaaccactgagccaaaaaaaacctgatatttacatgaaagctttctgacatagtgcagatttaagtttgttaaaatcatggccccagggggttggatggggccacaataggggatcaaagttttacatacaaatatataggaaaaatctttaaaaatcttcttctcaacaaccactgagccagaaaagctgagatttatatgaaagctttctgatatagtgcatattAAGATTTGTGAAAATCTAGGTCCCCGGGAGTCAGATGGAGCCAcaaaagggatcaaagttttacatacaaatatatagagaaaatcttcttctcaagaaccacagagccagaaaagctgatatttacatgaaagctttctgacttaatgcagatttaagtttgttaaaatcattgccccgggggtcagatgaggccacaatagggatcgaagttttatatacaaatatacagggacaatctttaacagtcttcttctcaagaaccacagagccagaaaagctgatatttacatgaaagcttcctgatataatgcagattcaagtttgttaaaaccaagGCCCCTGGGgttcagatggggccacaagaggggatcaaagttttacatacaaatatatagagaaaatctttaaaaatcttctcaagaaccactgagccagaaaagctgagatttacatgaaagctttccgacataatgcagatttaactttgttcaaatcatggcccctgcgggtaggatgggaccacaaggggggatcaaagttttacatacaaatatataggaaaaatctttaaaaatcttcttctcaagaaccattgggccaaagaagttcacatttacatgaaagatttctgacattgtgtagattcaagtttgcaaaaaccatggcctccaggggtaggttggggccataatagggactacggttttacatgcaaatatatatggaaagtcttctgatatggaccaaggtgactcaggtgagcgatgtggccatgggcctcttgtttacattATCATCTTCTCCACA belongs to Ostrea edulis chromosome 7, xbOstEdul1.1, whole genome shotgun sequence and includes:
- the LOC130047831 gene encoding E3 ubiquitin-protein ligase TRIM71-like, which encodes MHPRRSAQEVLLCDLCETVPLQSHCELCNINICVNCAVKHLSDSSKRHKVVPFLHRKSTPNYPKCPDHADKHCEIYCEKCDVPVCSTCVTSGKHKGHDISDVLEKLSAKTESLQKDLEELETRIYPRYEKMVSNVQSEKAELETNYGKLTTAADQQGEVLHREITAIVNQRKSAIAEMKTKHLDALDKNTEEITQKMAELKQIMSDLKSILKSNDVSLTSTYKSRNSEFRTVPPKVRVTVPSFSPQKINKDQLNEMFGSLSPLSINTEHGDTMKSAEAVSSPPVKPLLEPRVTATIDTGYRHGLYSISCLSEDQVWTCGTNDTMKLLNLQSKLLTSIQTKSERAPQDIAVTRDGDLVYTDYWNNTVNLIKNKQIHTVITIQGWRPRNVCCTAANNLLVIMDSDDGKPSKVVRYSGSTEKQSIQFDDQGRPLYSSGDIKYISENKNLDICVADYTARAVVVVNQSGKLRFRYTGHHTNTKQSFYPRGITTDSQSHILTADRDSHRIHILDQDGQFLRYIHCNLRAPWGLCVDIRDNLFVAERDTAKVKKIQYL